The proteins below are encoded in one region of candidate division WOR-3 bacterium:
- a CDS encoding tetratricopeptide repeat protein, whose protein sequence is MISPEEYKVLKSFAERIPDNDPGAHNNLAVVYYNKGLYEEAIQELEKALSIDPNFTLARNNLEIILKKSGKLDSKVKELAHHIDVEPFDEIKTLELADTYRKLNRYSQAIIYYRKVLDFNPGSYEAHFGLGITLRNLGKYDDALEEIKKSLEIKISPEGYRLLGEIYFNKGIIDLAIKNFQEAIMLDPASAEAHFFLGFALGEKGMHKEGREEIKKAIQLNPALAQFEPNLPIELKEHKGYLDFLKEQLGVPKSSVNEFQAHYNLGMTYRNKGLFTEAKREFEEALKFKEDDSELLASLGEVNLFLNKLDDAYNYFSRCLELDSLSVRGLNGLGSVYLKKNNYEQAKACFEKVIAVDKNYIQGLANLGLANYLLNQIEEAVKIFNAAIEQGSEDAKYNLGMYLYKKGDYEQVLKLFKDESIDSNFFRGVVYAELGRDDEAVTSFKNIINVLPSYAGAYYNLGFLLMKMGQFEDGLSNIRRGMEIEPNYEKEKYRIAIAPELYEYGLYYIPSRIEEKFEEKIAEEVEEFFPTLEVPTPQDYIQEAENLLRKNEFDKALNMVDEALKLVPEMNEAVILKSKILFQAGNIDDAINQLESFTKKHPDDIDSILTLANMLKTLGRLKQAKEKYRSLLMIQNDNPDWLRELASLSFTLNELDDALIIYNQLYEKNPMDTSVNLGLLNIHLKKKDFEKAEKYIDMLEKDKPEIYDFYASAGLYYLEKNDRTKAKNYFQRAVELEPSKPVPYYNLGIIAVQEGKFDEACGYWKKAMLLSPDEELASKITHCLNITMEMMEFLKGGL, encoded by the coding sequence ATGATTTCACCAGAAGAATATAAAGTATTGAAAAGTTTTGCTGAAAGAATCCCGGATAATGACCCGGGTGCACACAACAATCTTGCAGTTGTTTATTATAATAAAGGACTTTATGAAGAAGCAATTCAGGAATTAGAAAAGGCATTAAGCATTGATCCAAACTTCACGCTTGCAAGGAATAATTTAGAGATTATTTTGAAGAAATCTGGAAAACTTGATAGCAAGGTAAAGGAACTTGCACATCATATTGATGTGGAGCCATTTGATGAAATAAAAACTCTTGAACTCGCTGATACATACAGGAAATTGAATCGATATTCTCAGGCTATAATCTACTACCGCAAGGTTCTTGATTTTAATCCAGGTTCTTACGAAGCACATTTTGGTCTTGGTATTACGCTCAGAAATCTCGGTAAATATGACGATGCCCTTGAGGAGATAAAAAAGAGCCTTGAAATAAAAATTTCTCCTGAAGGTTATCGCCTGCTTGGTGAAATATATTTCAATAAAGGGATTATAGATCTTGCGATTAAAAATTTTCAGGAAGCAATAATGCTTGATCCGGCTTCTGCCGAAGCCCATTTCTTTTTAGGTTTTGCCTTGGGTGAGAAGGGAATGCACAAGGAAGGCAGGGAAGAAATTAAAAAGGCAATTCAATTAAATCCTGCACTTGCTCAATTTGAGCCCAATCTACCAATTGAATTAAAAGAACACAAAGGTTATCTTGATTTTCTAAAAGAGCAACTGGGGGTCCCCAAGAGTTCAGTTAATGAGTTTCAGGCTCATTACAATCTGGGTATGACATACCGGAATAAGGGGTTGTTTACTGAGGCAAAAAGAGAATTTGAAGAGGCGTTGAAATTTAAAGAAGATGACTCAGAATTACTCGCCTCGCTGGGAGAGGTGAATCTTTTTTTAAATAAACTGGATGATGCTTATAATTATTTTTCTCGCTGTCTCGAACTTGATTCACTGTCGGTGAGGGGTCTGAATGGCTTGGGATCTGTTTACTTAAAGAAAAATAACTATGAGCAGGCTAAAGCCTGTTTTGAGAAAGTAATTGCGGTTGATAAAAATTATATTCAAGGACTTGCAAACCTCGGGCTCGCCAATTATTTATTAAATCAAATTGAAGAAGCGGTGAAAATTTTTAATGCAGCTATAGAGCAAGGTAGTGAAGATGCAAAATACAATCTGGGTATGTATCTTTATAAAAAGGGAGACTATGAGCAGGTATTAAAACTCTTCAAAGATGAATCTATTGACAGCAATTTTTTCCGTGGCGTGGTTTATGCTGAGTTAGGAAGGGATGATGAGGCAGTGACTTCATTTAAAAATATTATCAATGTTTTGCCGAGTTATGCGGGTGCATATTATAACCTGGGTTTTTTACTAATGAAAATGGGACAATTTGAAGATGGCCTATCAAATATCCGAAGAGGCATGGAGATTGAACCAAACTATGAAAAAGAAAAATATCGTATTGCAATTGCACCAGAATTATATGAATATGGTTTATACTACATACCATCCAGAATAGAAGAGAAATTTGAAGAGAAAATTGCTGAAGAAGTTGAAGAATTTTTCCCAACCCTTGAAGTTCCCACACCTCAGGATTATATACAGGAAGCAGAAAATTTGTTGAGAAAAAATGAATTTGATAAGGCTTTGAATATGGTTGATGAAGCACTTAAACTCGTTCCTGAAATGAACGAAGCAGTTATACTCAAATCCAAAATTTTATTTCAAGCGGGTAATATAGATGATGCAATTAATCAACTGGAAAGTTTTACCAAAAAACATCCTGATGACATTGATTCTATTTTGACACTTGCGAATATGTTAAAGACACTTGGTAGATTAAAGCAGGCGAAAGAAAAATATCGCAGTCTTTTGATGATACAAAATGACAATCCGGACTGGCTAAGAGAACTGGCTTCATTAAGTTTTACCTTGAATGAGCTGGATGATGCTTTGATTATTTACAACCAATTGTACGAAAAAAATCCAATGGATACTTCAGTTAATTTAGGACTATTGAATATACACCTGAAGAAAAAGGATTTTGAAAAGGCGGAAAAATATATTGATATGCTGGAAAAAGATAAACCTGAAATTTATGATTTTTACGCTTCGGCAGGGTTGTATTATCTTGAGAAGAATGACCGCACTAAGGCAAAGAACTATTTTCAGCGGGCAGTAGAACTTGAACCCTCAAAACCAGTTCCCTATTATAATCTCGGTATTATCGCAGTTCAAGAAGGTAAGTTTGATGAAGCATGCGGCTACTGGAAAAAGGCAATGCTTTTAAGCCCGGATGAAGAACTGGCAAGTAAAATTACCCATTGTTTGAATATAACTATGGAGATGATGGAATTCTTAAAAGGTGGTTTATAG
- a CDS encoding tetratricopeptide repeat protein, protein MADELAMDSKALIFATLADVYLTSGMIDEAISILKDGLSRNPNYTLGKIILGRAYYLKGDTEQALKILEEIYEQAKESENENLYLGHIYKKLGDYEKAIKFYEVTLKINPENKEAKQELDLLKPKPEMVEVTKEPVIEKPFETITPEMVAVPKEEISKPELPIEEVIEKIEPEKEKITELKPEIKPEDISKAEQIEVVPVQEPVVEETLKKEEAEITPVLPEIGLEPVVVEKEIEKASPLDALNEPMKKLIDIKSVKGAFILSRDGLLIQSYYPDRDDIEEICALVAGVFNDADNAFTFLKAGSLEKFIIEKSDETICVITAGESLLCIITKPEAKPGLVFVYARKIIEEIRKILG, encoded by the coding sequence ATGGCAGATGAACTTGCAATGGATTCTAAGGCACTTATATTTGCTACGCTGGCAGACGTTTATTTAACTTCGGGAATGATTGATGAGGCAATATCAATTTTAAAAGATGGGTTGAGTAGAAATCCCAATTATACACTCGGAAAAATAATTTTGGGAAGGGCATATTATCTTAAAGGTGATACAGAACAGGCACTGAAAATTCTTGAAGAAATATATGAACAGGCGAAAGAGAGTGAAAACGAAAATCTTTATTTAGGCCATATCTATAAAAAACTCGGTGATTATGAAAAGGCAATCAAATTTTATGAAGTAACATTAAAGATAAATCCTGAAAATAAAGAAGCAAAGCAAGAACTTGATTTGTTAAAGCCGAAGCCAGAGATGGTAGAGGTTACAAAAGAGCCGGTGATTGAAAAGCCATTTGAAACTATTACGCCTGAAATGGTTGCAGTCCCGAAAGAAGAAATTTCAAAACCAGAACTGCCGATAGAAGAAGTTATTGAAAAGATAGAGCCTGAAAAAGAAAAGATAACTGAACTAAAACCCGAAATCAAACCTGAAGACATTTCAAAGGCTGAACAGATTGAGGTTGTTCCTGTTCAGGAACCCGTTGTTGAGGAAACCTTGAAAAAAGAAGAGGCAGAGATTACTCCTGTTTTGCCAGAAATAGGGCTTGAACCCGTGGTTGTAGAGAAAGAAATTGAAAAAGCCAGTCCGCTTGATGCCTTGAATGAACCTATGAAAAAATTAATTGATATAAAGTCTGTAAAGGGTGCATTTATATTATCAAGGGATGGACTACTCATTCAGAGTTATTATCCAGATAGGGATGATATAGAAGAAATCTGTGCGCTTGTTGCTGGCGTTTTCAATGATGCTGATAATGCCTTTACATTTTTAAAAGCAGGTAGTTTAGAAAAATTTATAATTGAAAAAAGTGATGAGACAATCTGTGTTATTACTGCAGGTGAATCGTTGTTATGTATAATAACAAAACCTGAAGCAAAACCGGGTCTTGTCTTTGTTTATGCTCGCAAAATTATTGAAGAAATTAGAAAAATACTGGGGTAA
- a CDS encoding protein-L-isoaspartate(D-aspartate) O-methyltransferase — protein sequence MKRLALILILSLSCTQNTKKESPWYEIARRQMVDEQIIARGIKDSNVINAMLKVGRHKFVPEEYEKYAYTDGPLPIGEGQTISQPYIVALMTEVLQLKGRERVLEIGTGSGYQAAILSLIVKEVYTIEIIPSLAESAKKRLESFGYKNVYVKCGDGFMGWPEKAPFDCIIITCAAPRVPEPLIEQLTENGRLVMPEGDEFQMLVLYKKINGKLEKKELIPVRFVPMKGKIRE from the coding sequence ATGAAAAGACTTGCCTTGATTTTAATATTATCTTTGAGTTGCACCCAGAATACAAAAAAGGAATCACCCTGGTATGAAATTGCACGCCGGCAGATGGTGGATGAACAGATTATCGCCCGTGGAATTAAAGACTCAAATGTGATAAATGCGATGCTAAAAGTTGGGAGACACAAATTTGTACCAGAGGAGTACGAAAAATATGCTTATACCGATGGGCCGTTGCCGATTGGTGAAGGACAGACAATTTCTCAACCATATATCGTTGCACTTATGACTGAAGTTTTGCAATTAAAAGGCAGGGAAAGGGTTTTGGAAATTGGAACAGGTTCTGGTTATCAGGCAGCGATTCTTTCTTTGATTGTAAAAGAAGTATATACTATAGAAATAATTCCTTCCCTTGCCGAATCTGCCAAGAAACGGCTTGAAAGTTTTGGTTATAAAAATGTCTATGTAAAATGTGGAGACGGATTTATGGGGTGGCCCGAAAAGGCACCTTTTGATTGTATAATCATTACCTGCGCTGCACCAAGAGTTCCAGAACCATTGATTGAACAACTCACCGAAAATGGTAGACTTGTGATGCCCGAAGGCGATGAATTTCAGATGCTTGTTTTATACAAAAAAATAAATGGTAAATTAGAAAAAAAGGAACTCATACCCGTCCGCTTCGTTCCAATGAAAGGGAAGATAAGGGAATAG
- a CDS encoding chemotaxis protein CheC, with protein sequence MIDAKNLTVKQIDALTEVANIGGGHAATSLSQLLGKKVMIRVPKLYTGQLEEVILKIADPNDVVASVLLYFLGDLTGRTLLIYPYEDAQELTRLLMPEGHESTIELQESLLKEVSNILSCAYMNALGELLGLLILPSVPGMIIDMVGAVLSSVIVEFGNEKDFIFCIETQFDFGDFNKPLSAYFLLLPDNSSLEVMLKKLNLL encoded by the coding sequence ATGATTGATGCAAAAAATCTTACCGTAAAGCAGATTGATGCTCTAACCGAAGTCGCCAATATTGGAGGCGGACATGCAGCCACATCATTATCTCAGTTACTTGGTAAAAAGGTAATGATTCGTGTTCCGAAACTTTATACTGGTCAACTTGAAGAAGTGATATTGAAGATTGCCGACCCTAACGATGTTGTCGCATCAGTTTTATTATATTTCCTTGGTGATTTGACAGGTAGAACGCTACTTATATACCCTTATGAAGATGCCCAGGAATTAACAAGACTATTGATGCCCGAAGGACACGAAAGTACAATTGAACTTCAAGAATCTTTACTAAAAGAAGTTTCAAATATATTGTCCTGTGCCTATATGAACGCCCTTGGCGAATTGCTGGGACTTTTGATTCTCCCTTCAGTTCCCGGGATGATAATTGATATGGTCGGTGCAGTTCTCTCCAGTGTAATTGTTGAATTCGGTAATGAGAAGGATTTTATTTTCTGCATTGAGACTCAATTTGATTTTGGAGATTTCAATAAGCCACTTTCTGCCTATTTTCTATTGCTCCCTGATAATTCAAGTTTAGAAGTTATGTTAAAAAAACTAAATTTGCTATAA
- a CDS encoding T9SS type A sorting domain-containing protein: MKKLLLLILIITPFILWAQVDVDSIYLWDNDRGKSMQYFPVVGARNWGAFIGWQDSRWNDYDIYRQQVRWSGSMIGGNTMVSIDSFCQYQQIYPDLEGNPSNQCVFVWEDSMYQPGNQRPTEIKARIYNNIPFTVYSGSRSQKRPSVSCKNDGQFVISFTNYDPGNYPRIDWRLYDANGSLLNSGIAKLIDSLRHHIPISRVAFCDSGFVVVYDDSSGDGSQRSVYLQYRNRNGDLIAERIRVSNTGGNEDYPAVSVNQYGFGAIVWQYWYGAADIDIYCRTFQMRPGTNNITLSPEIAITTTTNNSRFPRVTVFPNNDYFIVWDEFRSVGTGFDIMGRAWIGSSLKPEFTINQDTLNQGYPDVECKNTDSCIVAWVSQERLTIMGKNYFDIFCRAYFKTNDNMIPLGDTIRITPYDTIGGRKGWYFDDENYDNPLTSDWNEDPIDEPDSIFLDLDSAIVDQIMELNTNGQYRIFNEDTLAGRQKSRDLLNYDAVFVNLGYRTDEASAGVINTTEQATLVDYINSRQPTMIEGSDFGEMYNGTALFNKYGANYLGPGASYIQGNIDTLYGVTGTSFADETLKFNYKTLVDNYPDSISAKSGYELILRGSGATDRWATGRAVGSGTYWKEHSEPIQDSFKVYATFPLSGIRGTVHPHTYAEFYRRLLGYLGLHCQPEPITTLTATTGSSEGRVTMTWRVVSDDKPNESAEGNYKLKFSRTKITSETAFNDSTETYYQTWNTASQPVKTLITQNLIGLPPMDTLVFALKVSDEESLWSALGAEPRAVVAGDSVTPHTIIFGTNYVKDFSNKYEFIDRRRKNDTGTDFDSLFVTWNYPNSPALFEFGFARCNFNTEGDLFIYVDTKSGGADSTVPYNGTTGRSGFFKTAVDSFRPDYCLIIENANIRRYRKWVATKDGRGSWVSVDSGGTVVVEDNVVNNFMYTEGYIRYDTMSYTAGNSFKLVVLMTEETTNNIINAFPISNPLGTYKNIVQYYSWGSDGLTSGKVPARRQLIGIEEEMNPKSKILNSRLLAFPNPFYKKTKIFLPAKYVATQDISLKIYDVSGRLVKEFSNLIIKESDYVVWDGLDNNNDLLPPGIYFCRFAIRDKDEIIKIIYLK; the protein is encoded by the coding sequence ATGAAGAAACTTTTGTTGTTAATTTTGATTATCACACCTTTTATCCTTTGGGCACAAGTAGATGTTGATTCCATATACCTATGGGATAACGACCGTGGAAAATCAATGCAATATTTTCCTGTGGTTGGTGCACGAAATTGGGGGGCATTCATCGGCTGGCAGGATTCAAGATGGAATGACTATGATATCTATAGGCAGCAAGTGCGCTGGAGTGGTAGTATGATTGGGGGTAACACAATGGTAAGCATTGATTCTTTCTGTCAGTATCAACAAATTTATCCGGATCTGGAAGGTAATCCCAGCAATCAATGCGTCTTCGTTTGGGAGGATTCAATGTATCAACCCGGTAATCAAAGGCCAACTGAAATAAAGGCAAGGATTTATAATAATATACCATTTACAGTTTATTCTGGTTCTCGGTCTCAAAAGCGACCTTCAGTTTCTTGCAAAAATGATGGACAATTTGTTATTTCATTTACAAACTACGATCCTGGTAATTATCCACGGATAGATTGGCGCCTTTATGATGCTAATGGCAGTCTATTAAATAGTGGTATTGCGAAATTGATTGATTCTTTGAGGCATCATATTCCAATTTCCCGTGTGGCTTTTTGTGATTCGGGATTTGTTGTCGTTTATGATGATTCCAGCGGTGATGGTAGTCAGCGTTCAGTATATTTGCAATATCGCAATAGAAACGGTGATCTTATAGCAGAAAGAATAAGGGTAAGCAATACTGGTGGTAATGAAGATTATCCTGCAGTCTCCGTTAACCAGTATGGATTTGGTGCGATTGTCTGGCAATACTGGTATGGTGCCGCTGATATTGATATTTATTGCAGAACCTTCCAGATGAGGCCCGGTACTAATAATATTACCCTTAGCCCAGAGATTGCTATTACAACAACCACTAATAATTCACGCTTTCCACGTGTTACGGTTTTTCCTAATAATGATTATTTTATTGTATGGGATGAATTTCGTAGCGTTGGAACCGGTTTCGACATCATGGGACGTGCCTGGATTGGTTCAAGTTTAAAGCCGGAGTTCACTATAAATCAAGACACCCTTAATCAGGGTTATCCTGATGTGGAATGCAAAAATACAGATAGTTGTATTGTAGCCTGGGTGAGCCAGGAACGTCTGACAATTATGGGTAAAAATTATTTTGATATTTTTTGTCGTGCGTATTTCAAAACTAATGATAATATGATACCTCTTGGTGACACAATTCGTATAACTCCATATGATACCATAGGAGGAAGAAAAGGCTGGTATTTTGATGACGAAAATTATGATAATCCTTTGACTTCTGACTGGAACGAAGATCCGATTGATGAACCTGATTCAATATTTCTTGACCTTGATTCAGCGATCGTTGACCAGATAATGGAATTAAATACGAATGGACAATATCGCATATTTAATGAAGATACTTTGGCAGGGCGTCAAAAGTCAAGGGATTTACTCAATTATGATGCAGTCTTTGTAAACCTTGGCTATAGAACAGATGAAGCATCCGCCGGTGTGATAAACACCACCGAACAGGCAACGCTTGTTGATTATATAAATAGTAGACAGCCAACAATGATTGAAGGCAGTGATTTTGGCGAGATGTATAATGGAACTGCGTTATTCAATAAGTATGGCGCAAATTATCTCGGACCAGGTGCATCATACATACAGGGTAACATAGATACACTTTATGGTGTTACGGGAACTTCATTCGCAGATGAAACTTTAAAATTCAATTACAAAACTCTGGTAGATAACTATCCGGATTCAATCAGTGCCAAATCAGGGTATGAATTAATTCTTAGGGGGAGTGGTGCAACGGATAGATGGGCAACCGGTAGGGCGGTTGGCTCCGGGACATACTGGAAAGAACATAGCGAACCAATTCAGGATAGTTTCAAAGTTTATGCCACTTTCCCATTGAGTGGAATAAGAGGTACAGTTCATCCTCATACTTATGCTGAATTTTATCGCAGATTACTCGGTTATTTAGGATTACACTGCCAGCCCGAACCAATAACTACATTGACCGCCACCACCGGGTCTTCAGAAGGAAGGGTAACGATGACCTGGAGAGTCGTCTCAGATGATAAACCAAATGAATCCGCCGAAGGAAATTATAAACTCAAATTTTCACGCACTAAAATAACTTCCGAAACCGCGTTCAACGATTCCACAGAAACATATTATCAGACATGGAATACCGCATCACAGCCTGTTAAGACTTTAATCACCCAGAACCTGATAGGATTACCACCAATGGATACACTTGTCTTTGCGTTAAAAGTCAGTGATGAAGAATCATTGTGGAGTGCATTGGGGGCAGAACCAAGGGCAGTTGTTGCGGGAGATTCGGTTACCCCGCATACGATTATCTTTGGAACGAATTATGTTAAGGATTTTTCAAATAAATACGAATTCATTGATAGACGCAGAAAAAATGATACCGGAACGGATTTTGACTCCCTTTTTGTTACCTGGAATTATCCGAATTCACCGGCTTTGTTTGAGTTTGGTTTTGCAAGGTGCAATTTTAATACCGAAGGAGATTTGTTTATTTATGTTGATACAAAGTCAGGTGGCGCGGATAGCACCGTACCCTATAATGGAACTACAGGCAGGTCTGGTTTCTTTAAAACCGCGGTGGATAGCTTCAGACCAGATTATTGCTTAATTATAGAAAATGCAAATATTAGACGATACAGAAAATGGGTTGCAACGAAGGATGGGCGAGGCTCTTGGGTTTCTGTTGATTCCGGTGGCACCGTTGTCGTGGAAGATAATGTAGTAAATAATTTTATGTATACGGAGGGTTATATACGTTATGATACGATGTCGTATACCGCAGGTAATTCCTTTAAGCTCGTTGTTTTGATGACTGAAGAAACCACAAATAATATTATAAACGCATTTCCTATTTCTAATCCTCTTGGCACATACAAAAATATTGTTCAATATTATTCCTGGGGTTCTGATGGTTTAACTTCAGGAAAAGTTCCAGCCCGTAGACAACTGATTGGAATTGAAGAGGAAATGAATCCAAAATCTAAAATTTTAAATTCACGATTATTGGCATTTCCAAATCCATTCTACAAAAAGACTAAAATATTTCTGCCCGCAAAATATGTTGCAACGCAGGATATTTCTTTAAAAATTTATGATGTAAGTGGTCGGCTTGTGAAAGAATTTAGCAATTTAATCATTAAGGAATCTGATTATGTAGTCTGGGATGGCTTGGATAATAATAATGATTTGCTACCGCCGGGAATTTATTTCTGTAGGTTTGCAATACGAGATAAGGATGAAATAATTAAGATTATCTATCTGAAATAG